From a single Bacillus gobiensis genomic region:
- a CDS encoding polyprenyl synthetase family protein — translation MNEELRKNADACYRLAEQKAAHYFKSLSMQVMEKTYVPTLTNDIQSWKHNHIRHHSLLSFFSVRKGKPDFREYHNYIKWLDHTGKLDNYLDRSISYIFMRDLGKALDSPVTQSRIRRVVDSLKSYLTDQGNKTETFSKAGLYRMAQKDGVESTMIWVINKLKTVSSNIPKGMDAEQAQRKIIKIIAGVVMHEVEEMGEEISPEERTQKLDKAIRFGYSYGLTYPLIDDLLDANVLSTKEEKQYTDLIRTTLITGSVPELGEWPGNNIDLIRYIHSELRDAFEYIKVHQQQETMKSFFERSYVFFHSQEEDRKKDLSNGNYTNEELYIPIILKSSSSRLIVRSLISAPEDESIDERIFYYGIYNQLADDFADMFDDMEEGAVTPYTYYLKYHDKRSDLINPFELYWTVISNLLHNVYQSDTKTCEVILDRAINGLKRFKERMGTKKYNEVMELFASGNPKFNHVIQNMVRKADDVDFFDKLLRDHMITNLKNERKEREDFSETIETVRNQINNILTIRKSDKVSLTKEPIIDAANYSLEGDGKRLRPIMTWVMGVNEYGLDQSAIVPLLRSLEYMHTASLIFDDLPSQDNASTRRGRATLHQVYNIAIAELTGLFLTQKAVEEQASLDQFDSKTVLHLIRYSAQMTENMCRGQAMDLDSKGKPLTLEQLKMMCFYKTGIGFEASLIMPAILACANESEIEALKKFAYHAGIAFQIKDDLLDVEGDLTLLGKPIGKDAENDNSTFVSILGAVGARKEMWEHYCLAMEALQEVPHTTTFLKHFMNYIVNRDH, via the coding sequence ATGAATGAGGAATTAAGAAAAAATGCCGATGCATGCTATCGGCTAGCTGAGCAGAAGGCTGCTCATTATTTTAAATCACTTTCTATGCAAGTTATGGAAAAGACCTATGTCCCTACCCTAACAAATGATATACAATCTTGGAAACACAATCATATTCGTCATCATTCATTATTATCCTTTTTTTCGGTTAGAAAGGGAAAACCTGATTTTCGGGAGTATCACAATTATATCAAATGGCTGGATCACACTGGAAAACTAGATAATTACTTGGATCGAAGCATCTCCTATATTTTTATGCGGGATCTTGGCAAAGCCCTGGACTCACCTGTTACACAGTCCAGGATTCGGCGTGTTGTTGACAGTTTAAAAAGTTATCTTACAGACCAAGGAAATAAAACTGAGACGTTTAGCAAGGCCGGGTTGTACCGGATGGCCCAGAAGGATGGTGTTGAATCGACCATGATTTGGGTGATAAACAAACTAAAGACTGTATCCTCCAATATTCCAAAGGGAATGGATGCTGAGCAAGCACAGCGGAAAATCATTAAAATTATTGCTGGGGTAGTGATGCACGAGGTAGAAGAGATGGGTGAGGAGATATCGCCTGAAGAACGTACTCAGAAACTTGATAAAGCGATTAGGTTTGGTTATTCCTATGGTCTAACCTATCCCTTAATTGACGATCTTTTGGATGCCAATGTCTTATCCACTAAAGAGGAAAAACAATATACCGATTTGATCCGTACTACCCTTATCACAGGATCTGTGCCGGAATTGGGCGAGTGGCCAGGAAATAACATAGATCTGATCCGATATATTCATTCGGAGCTCCGAGATGCATTTGAGTATATTAAAGTCCATCAGCAACAAGAGACAATGAAATCATTTTTCGAGCGATCCTATGTGTTTTTTCATTCCCAGGAAGAGGACCGAAAAAAGGATCTATCCAATGGAAATTACACCAATGAAGAGCTTTATATACCGATCATTTTAAAATCTTCTTCTTCACGATTGATTGTCCGTTCATTAATCAGTGCTCCAGAAGATGAGAGCATTGACGAGCGAATATTTTATTATGGTATATATAACCAGCTGGCTGATGACTTTGCAGATATGTTTGATGATATGGAGGAAGGCGCAGTAACACCCTATACCTATTATCTGAAATATCATGATAAGCGTTCGGATCTTATTAATCCTTTTGAATTATACTGGACGGTCATCTCCAATTTGCTCCATAATGTGTATCAGTCAGATACCAAGACCTGTGAGGTGATTTTGGATCGGGCGATTAACGGTCTTAAACGATTTAAAGAACGAATGGGAACCAAAAAATACAATGAGGTTATGGAGTTATTTGCTTCTGGAAATCCAAAATTCAATCATGTCATCCAAAATATGGTTCGGAAAGCGGATGATGTGGATTTCTTTGATAAACTGCTTAGGGATCATATGATTACTAATTTGAAAAATGAACGGAAGGAACGGGAAGACTTTTCAGAAACTATCGAGACCGTACGCAATCAGATCAACAACATCTTAACTATCCGTAAAAGCGATAAAGTTTCTTTGACGAAAGAACCAATAATTGATGCTGCAAATTACAGTCTGGAAGGTGACGGAAAGCGGTTGAGGCCAATAATGACCTGGGTCATGGGCGTTAACGAATATGGATTAGATCAGTCGGCAATCGTGCCACTTCTGAGATCATTGGAATATATGCATACGGCATCCCTAATCTTCGATGATCTGCCATCCCAGGATAATGCGTCCACTCGCAGGGGGAGGGCAACCCTGCATCAGGTATATAACATTGCCATAGCAGAATTAACTGGTCTCTTTCTGACTCAGAAGGCTGTTGAGGAACAAGCCTCTCTTGACCAGTTCGATTCGAAAACTGTACTTCACTTGATTCGATATTCGGCTCAAATGACAGAGAATATGTGCAGGGGACAGGCAATGGATCTGGATTCAAAAGGGAAACCACTGACACTGGAACAATTGAAAATGATGTGCTTTTATAAAACCGGGATAGGTTTCGAGGCTTCACTCATAATGCCTGCGATTCTTGCCTGCGCAAATGAATCAGAAATTGAAGCCTTAAAAAAATTTGCCTATCATGCCGGCATTGCTTTTCAGATTAAGGATGACTTGCTAGATGTTGAAGGAGATCTGACCTTACTCGGAAAACCTATTGGAAAAGATGCTGAAAACGACAATTCAACTTTTGTGTCAATCCTGGGTGCTGTTGGTGCCAGAAAAGAAATGTGGGAACATTACTGTCTTGCAATGGAAGCGTTGCAAGAGGTGCCGCATACTACCACTTTTTTGAAACATTTTATGAATTATATTGTGAACCGTGACCATTAA
- a CDS encoding malate:quinone oxidoreductase produces MSNIPKKTDVILIGAGVMSATLGSLLKELAPEWEIKVFEKLANAGEESSNEWNNAGTGHAALCELNYTSERSDGSIDISKAIKINEQFQLSRQFWSYLVNNNLIRNPQDFIMPIPHMSFVQGEKNVTFLKERFKALSNNPLFQGMEFSDDSEKLKQWIPLIMEGRTSNEPIAATKIDSGTDVNFGALTRMLFDHLKDKNVEINYRHSVEDIQRTSDGLWEVKVHDIDSSKIEYHTAKFVFIGGGGGSLPLLQKTGIPESKHIGGFPVSGLFMVCNNPEVVAQHHAKVYGKAKVGAPPMSVPHLDTRYIAGKKSLLFGPFAGFSPKFLKTGSNFDLIGSVKPYNVFTMLAAGVKEMGLTKYLIQQVILSNEKRMEELREFIPNAKTEDWDIVEAGQRVQVIKDTNAGGKGTLQFGTEVVSSRDGSIAALLGASPGASTAVHVMLEVLEKCFPQHMNEWESKIKEMIPSYGVSLVENPELFQEIHTSTAETLGLSEKEPVFS; encoded by the coding sequence ATGAGCAACATACCGAAAAAAACAGACGTTATCTTAATTGGTGCCGGAGTCATGAGCGCGACTTTGGGATCGTTACTGAAAGAATTAGCACCGGAATGGGAAATCAAAGTGTTTGAGAAACTCGCAAATGCCGGAGAAGAAAGCTCTAACGAATGGAATAATGCGGGTACGGGCCATGCTGCACTTTGCGAGCTTAACTATACATCTGAAAGATCTGACGGATCTATAGATATTAGCAAAGCGATAAAAATTAATGAACAGTTTCAGCTTTCAAGACAGTTTTGGTCTTATCTTGTAAACAACAATCTGATTCGTAATCCGCAGGACTTTATTATGCCAATCCCTCATATGAGTTTCGTACAAGGAGAAAAAAATGTAACTTTTTTGAAAGAACGTTTTAAAGCGCTGTCAAATAATCCCCTTTTTCAAGGGATGGAATTTTCTGATGACTCTGAAAAACTGAAGCAATGGATTCCGCTTATCATGGAAGGCCGTACATCGAATGAACCGATAGCGGCAACAAAAATCGACTCTGGAACAGATGTCAACTTTGGTGCTTTAACACGCATGTTGTTTGACCACTTAAAGGATAAAAACGTTGAGATAAACTACAGGCATAGTGTCGAGGATATTCAACGTACAAGCGATGGCTTGTGGGAAGTGAAAGTGCATGACATCGACAGCAGTAAAATTGAATACCATACTGCAAAATTTGTCTTTATCGGCGGTGGGGGCGGAAGTCTGCCTTTACTGCAAAAAACCGGTATTCCTGAGTCGAAACATATTGGAGGATTTCCGGTAAGTGGACTATTTATGGTATGTAACAATCCGGAAGTTGTAGCGCAGCATCATGCAAAAGTATACGGTAAAGCTAAGGTTGGCGCTCCTCCAATGTCTGTTCCGCATCTTGATACAAGATATATCGCGGGCAAAAAGTCATTGTTGTTTGGTCCGTTTGCTGGCTTCTCACCAAAGTTCTTAAAAACCGGTTCAAATTTTGATTTGATCGGTTCCGTAAAACCGTATAATGTCTTCACGATGTTGGCGGCAGGCGTAAAAGAGATGGGATTGACAAAATACCTGATCCAGCAAGTTATATTATCGAATGAAAAGCGCATGGAAGAACTGCGCGAGTTTATTCCGAACGCCAAAACCGAGGATTGGGATATCGTGGAAGCAGGCCAGCGTGTGCAAGTGATCAAAGATACTAATGCCGGCGGAAAAGGAACACTTCAATTTGGTACGGAAGTTGTGAGTAGCAGGGATGGCTCGATAGCTGCATTGCTCGGCGCTTCACCGGGTGCTTCTACTGCCGTTCATGTTATGCTTGAGGTATTAGAAAAATGCTTCCCGCAACATATGAACGAGTGGGAATCAAAAATTAAAGAAATGATTCCTTCTTATGGTGTGTCACTAGTGGAAAACCCAGAACTGTTCCAAGAAATTCATACTTCAACAGCGGAGACACTTGGTCTAAGTGAAAAAGAACCAGTCTTTAGTTAA
- a CDS encoding DoxX family protein translates to MVPPALPNPGFIVTITGVLELAGAAGLLWRPTAPWAAAGLSLLLIVMFPANVYIALNGLTTNPADALIPHTLMQIVFLSATIAVVASYMCHRSSQRPTTARTTRSADLKSHRDCCTGWLPEITQWQKGESITLFND, encoded by the coding sequence ATGGTCCCCCCAGCCCTGCCAAACCCTGGCTTCATTGTGACTATCACTGGTGTGTTGGAGCTGGCCGGCGCTGCAGGATTGCTGTGGAGGCCGACTGCTCCTTGGGCAGCCGCCGGGCTCTCTCTCCTGCTTATCGTCATGTTTCCGGCCAATGTTTATATTGCTCTCAATGGACTTACAACGAACCCGGCAGATGCTCTAATCCCTCACACCTTGATGCAGATTGTCTTCTTGTCAGCGACCATTGCAGTCGTGGCATCATACATGTGTCATCGGTCCAGCCAGCGGCCGACAACTGCACGGACAACTCGCAGCGCTGACCTAAAGAGTCACAGGGATTGCTGCACTGGCTGGCTTCCAGAAATCACACAATGGCAAAAAGGAGAGTCGATCACTTTATTTAATGATTGA
- a CDS encoding VOC family protein codes for MDKNPFLTRNFKGCFLFYRDILGFDVGWGNEESRYAEFKAGETIIGLFDRKAMAKAVGTGELSLNSNSMDKTALIIHVGSVEETYHSLKKQGVKFINEPHNQVDWGIKVAHFRDPDDNLVEIYEAIESE; via the coding sequence TTGGATAAGAACCCGTTTTTGACGAGAAATTTTAAAGGGTGTTTTTTGTTTTATCGTGATATTCTCGGTTTCGACGTTGGTTGGGGAAATGAGGAATCTCGATATGCTGAATTTAAGGCTGGAGAAACAATTATAGGATTATTTGATAGAAAAGCTATGGCTAAAGCTGTTGGTACGGGAGAACTATCATTAAACTCTAATTCTATGGATAAAACTGCATTAATAATACATGTTGGCAGTGTAGAAGAAACATATCATTCGCTTAAAAAACAGGGAGTAAAATTTATTAATGAACCACATAACCAAGTTGATTGGGGTATTAAAGTAGCTCATTTCAGAGACCCAGATGACAACTTAGTTGAAATTTATGAGGCAATTGAAAGCGAGTAA
- a CDS encoding DinB family protein: MDVKTLLLQQWASCLDEEDWFPPLEKVLEDITVEQAIWKPADGAMNSIWELVCHLLFYEKRFLMRFLGETANEPQAENNESTFRLPTETLENWKETKQEYFYVHRELGKILAKSEHEDLYRKIPGEDNSLVLELKSLAMHDAYHIGQIVFLSKMQGAWPGKRSF; encoded by the coding sequence ATGGATGTAAAGACACTTTTGTTACAACAATGGGCAAGCTGCTTAGATGAAGAAGATTGGTTTCCACCACTTGAAAAAGTGCTAGAGGATATCACTGTTGAACAGGCAATTTGGAAACCAGCTGATGGGGCAATGAATTCCATTTGGGAATTAGTTTGTCATTTACTTTTCTATGAAAAGAGATTTCTGATGCGATTTCTTGGTGAAACAGCGAATGAACCACAGGCAGAAAATAATGAATCTACATTTCGATTACCAACTGAGACGTTAGAAAATTGGAAGGAAACAAAACAAGAATACTTTTATGTTCATCGTGAACTTGGAAAAATACTAGCAAAATCAGAACATGAAGATTTATATAGAAAGATCCCAGGAGAAGATAATTCATTAGTGCTTGAACTGAAGAGTTTGGCAATGCACGACGCATATCATATTGGGCAAATTGTATTCCTAAGTAAAATGCAAGGAGCTTGGCCAGGGAAACGCAGCTTTTAA
- a CDS encoding MarR family winged helix-turn-helix transcriptional regulator — protein MMNNEEILQEKISNVLLDVINTFSKVNRKKRDYGIGEPLFHSEIYTLNEIKEHEGIHITALAEQCGVTKGAVSQVLKKLEQKELITKEKDIRNQSRLILKLTAKGEIAYAHHLEHQKEFKKMVVGILQDGNDENIDFVKDFLVKVEEKLNSF, from the coding sequence ATGATGAATAACGAAGAAATCTTACAAGAAAAGATCAGCAATGTCCTTTTAGATGTGATCAATACGTTCTCTAAAGTAAATCGGAAAAAAAGAGACTACGGGATCGGGGAACCTTTATTTCATTCAGAGATCTATACGCTTAATGAAATAAAAGAACATGAAGGCATCCATATTACAGCGCTGGCTGAACAATGTGGAGTGACCAAAGGCGCCGTATCCCAAGTACTAAAAAAACTTGAGCAAAAAGAATTGATCACAAAAGAGAAAGATATTCGCAATCAGTCGAGGCTTATCTTGAAATTAACCGCTAAAGGTGAAATTGCCTATGCTCATCATTTGGAACATCAAAAAGAATTTAAGAAAATGGTTGTAGGAATTTTACAGGATGGAAATGATGAAAACATAGACTTTGTAAAAGACTTTTTAGTAAAGGTAGAAGAAAAATTAAATAGCTTTTAA
- the rlmD gene encoding 23S rRNA (uracil(1939)-C(5))-methyltransferase RlmD, with protein MKHQKSQTQAELKVGQTFPLTIKRLGINGEGVGYFKRKVVFVPGALPGEEVVVEATKVQPKFSEGKVKKIRKRSEHRVEAPCPIYEACGGCQLQHLDYGRQLVEKRDIVVQSLERHTRFAVDKMDIRPTIGMENPWHYRNKSQFQLGRSESGKIIAGLYGMDSHKLVPITECIVQHPETNKTTGVIRRILEDNGVSVYNERKRKGDVRTIVTRVGFESGEVQVVLVTAKETLPKKDAIVKEIKNRLPKVTSIVQNVNGAKTSVIFGEQTKHLAGNMVIQEFLGDISFELSSRAFFQLNPIQTVKLYDEVKKAAQLTGKEKVVDAYCGVGTIGMWLADGAGEIRGMDVIKESIDDANKNAKNQGIKNATYVTGTAEKWLPKWTNEGYRPDVVVVDPPRTGCEKSFLDTILKVKPKRFVYVSCNPSTLAKDLQYLSKGYEVKYIQPVDMFPQTAHVECISQLILKEGN; from the coding sequence ATGAAACATCAGAAATCACAAACGCAAGCAGAACTGAAGGTGGGACAAACTTTCCCGCTGACGATCAAACGGCTCGGAATCAACGGTGAAGGCGTCGGCTATTTTAAAAGGAAGGTCGTCTTCGTCCCCGGGGCACTCCCAGGAGAAGAAGTAGTCGTCGAAGCAACCAAGGTGCAGCCGAAATTTTCAGAAGGAAAAGTGAAAAAAATCCGCAAGCGCTCAGAGCATCGCGTAGAGGCACCATGCCCTATATACGAAGCGTGCGGCGGCTGTCAGCTTCAGCACCTGGATTACGGACGACAGCTCGTTGAAAAGCGGGACATTGTCGTGCAGTCACTGGAGCGCCATACCCGATTTGCGGTCGATAAAATGGATATAAGGCCGACGATTGGCATGGAAAATCCGTGGCACTACCGAAACAAAAGCCAATTCCAGCTCGGACGCTCAGAAAGCGGAAAAATTATTGCCGGCCTTTACGGAATGGATTCACACAAGCTCGTGCCAATTACTGAATGCATCGTGCAGCATCCGGAGACGAACAAAACAACCGGAGTTATCCGCAGAATCCTCGAAGATAACGGCGTCTCGGTCTATAACGAACGAAAACGAAAAGGGGATGTGCGGACAATCGTAACGAGGGTAGGCTTTGAAAGCGGCGAGGTTCAAGTTGTTCTCGTCACAGCAAAAGAAACACTGCCGAAAAAAGATGCGATCGTAAAAGAAATCAAAAACCGCCTGCCAAAAGTGACGTCAATTGTTCAAAACGTTAATGGTGCGAAAACCTCTGTCATCTTTGGCGAACAAACAAAGCACCTAGCCGGCAACATGGTCATCCAGGAATTTCTCGGAGACATTTCCTTTGAGCTAAGCTCGCGGGCATTCTTCCAGCTCAACCCGATCCAAACCGTCAAGCTGTACGACGAAGTAAAAAAAGCCGCACAGCTCACCGGCAAGGAAAAAGTAGTCGACGCCTACTGCGGCGTAGGAACAATTGGAATGTGGCTTGCGGATGGAGCGGGAGAAATCAGAGGCATGGACGTCATCAAAGAATCAATCGACGATGCCAACAAAAACGCCAAAAACCAAGGCATCAAAAACGCCACCTACGTCACAGGAACAGCCGAAAAATGGCTGCCAAAATGGACAAACGAAGGCTACCGCCCAGATGTCGTCGTTGTGGACCCCCCAAGAACAGGCTGCGAAAAATCGTTTTTGGATACAATTTTAAAGGTAAAGCCAAAGAGATTTGTTTATGTCTCATGTAATCCGTCTACTTTGGCGAAGGACTTGCAGTATTTGTCTAAGGGGTATGAGGTGAAGTATATTCAGCCGGTTGATATGTTTCCGCAGACGGCGCATGTGGAGTGTATCTCGCAACTCATTTTAAAAGAAGGCAACTAA
- a CDS encoding DEAD/DEAH box helicase gives MNEILASYYAKSIERTKTRVLEDIFTYLENQESFPSYEHYVRARGQFLDRLWLNAWLNTASHASISEKKAYLSDKGFEIEGVNKKLINQTFRNEIRDVEPFDLIGWLDSKFVNQVEDWKQRYMQAREAYLTRIELQEQREVRKKLLMSLEYYIEQLLGEHYDELYLYVRYLLGCHLALEIEQKSITLPTEDITLSAYVNHELELAYNSNHYVENAIEKYEGLISAYLFDFGPNWLKDRFPSHLFTEYENTYKEALPDSFIKEAAFDPFLQLGDEFFDDLLEEYISDLTKLLDIPFDPAVHQEIFDKDLSERERKDVQALEEMKRQKEEEARMIEDIFGREYNPPASRNIQYVLHVGETNTGKTFRAIKRMKEGRSGIYLAPLRLLALEIYEKLNDEGVPCSLKTGEEEKLVEDAAHFACTVEMFHEKDFYEVVVIDESQMLADKDRGFSWYKAITKANAREVHIICSFNAKSMILDLLGESDVNVHEYVRDIPLEVESQLFRLRHARKGDALVCFSRKRVLETASELQRRGRQVSMIYGSMPPETRKKQMQRFINGETTVIVATDAIGMGLNLPIRRIVFLENDKFDGTRRRFLTSQEVKQIAGRAGRKGIYDVGKVAFASNSKTMARLLEQKDEPLQGFAIAPTTSVLERFQKYSRKLGLFFYLWDQFNLPKGTKKASLDEEKRLYDMIEDSIIEAKLSVNDLYNFLHLPFSTKEPLLRAQWKQKLEAIVEGKELPEPHLKETKLEELELSYKAVGLHLLFLYKLGKRTEAHYWERVRKEISDKINDQLKAGVQIKKKTCKICGKSLPRRFQFRVCDECHFKGKKDILN, from the coding sequence ATGAACGAAATCTTAGCAAGTTACTATGCAAAATCGATTGAGCGAACAAAAACAAGGGTCCTAGAGGATATCTTTACATACTTAGAAAATCAAGAAAGCTTCCCTTCATATGAACATTATGTAAGAGCAAGAGGTCAATTTCTTGACCGGCTTTGGTTAAACGCCTGGCTTAATACGGCTAGCCATGCTTCCATTTCCGAAAAGAAAGCGTATCTGTCAGATAAGGGCTTTGAAATAGAAGGGGTAAACAAAAAGCTGATCAATCAAACGTTTCGCAATGAAATAAGAGATGTCGAGCCATTCGACTTGATTGGCTGGCTGGACAGCAAGTTTGTGAACCAAGTGGAAGACTGGAAGCAGCGGTATATGCAGGCAAGGGAGGCTTACCTTACCCGCATCGAGCTTCAAGAGCAGCGTGAGGTCAGAAAAAAATTGTTAATGAGCCTTGAGTATTATATCGAACAGCTGCTTGGTGAGCATTATGATGAGCTGTACCTTTATGTTCGCTATTTGCTTGGCTGCCATCTTGCGCTTGAGATCGAGCAAAAGAGCATCACTCTACCAACTGAGGACATCACCTTATCAGCCTATGTAAATCATGAATTGGAGCTTGCCTATAACAGTAATCATTATGTTGAGAATGCGATCGAAAAATATGAAGGACTTATTTCCGCATATTTATTCGACTTTGGGCCGAATTGGCTTAAAGACCGCTTTCCTTCACACCTTTTTACTGAATATGAAAATACATACAAGGAAGCTTTGCCTGACTCGTTTATAAAAGAAGCTGCATTTGACCCGTTTTTACAACTTGGTGATGAATTTTTTGACGATTTGTTAGAAGAATACATATCTGATCTTACAAAGTTGCTTGATATCCCATTTGACCCAGCTGTCCATCAAGAAATATTTGATAAAGATCTCTCGGAAAGAGAGAGGAAAGACGTTCAAGCGCTTGAAGAAATGAAGCGCCAAAAAGAAGAGGAAGCGAGGATGATCGAGGATATTTTCGGAAGGGAATATAATCCTCCCGCAAGCCGCAATATCCAATATGTCCTTCATGTTGGCGAAACAAACACGGGCAAAACGTTTCGCGCGATTAAACGAATGAAAGAAGGGAGGAGCGGTATTTATTTAGCTCCCCTTCGATTATTGGCACTTGAAATCTATGAAAAGTTAAACGATGAAGGCGTTCCTTGCTCATTGAAAACAGGGGAAGAGGAAAAATTGGTGGAGGATGCAGCTCATTTTGCTTGTACTGTCGAAATGTTTCATGAGAAGGATTTCTACGAAGTGGTCGTCATCGATGAGTCGCAAATGCTCGCAGATAAAGATCGAGGCTTTTCGTGGTATAAAGCGATCACAAAAGCAAATGCAAGAGAAGTTCATATTATTTGCAGCTTCAACGCAAAATCCATGATCCTGGATCTCCTCGGTGAATCAGATGTTAATGTTCATGAATATGTCAGGGACATACCACTTGAGGTTGAATCCCAATTGTTTCGTCTGCGTCATGCGCGTAAAGGAGATGCACTCGTCTGCTTTTCAAGAAAGCGAGTCCTTGAAACGGCTTCAGAGCTGCAGCGAAGAGGGCGACAGGTGAGTATGATTTATGGCAGCATGCCGCCAGAAACGAGAAAAAAGCAAATGCAGAGATTTATTAATGGTGAAACAACAGTCATAGTGGCAACAGATGCGATCGGGATGGGATTAAACCTGCCGATCAGGCGAATTGTTTTCTTGGAAAATGATAAATTTGATGGCACGAGAAGAAGATTTCTAACGTCACAGGAAGTAAAGCAAATTGCTGGGCGCGCCGGCCGTAAAGGAATTTATGATGTAGGAAAAGTCGCGTTCGCAAGTAATTCTAAAACAATGGCCCGACTGTTGGAACAAAAGGATGAGCCTCTTCAAGGATTTGCCATTGCCCCGACGACAAGTGTACTTGAACGCTTTCAGAAATATTCACGTAAGCTAGGCCTGTTTTTTTATCTATGGGATCAATTTAACCTTCCAAAAGGAACGAAAAAAGCCAGCTTAGATGAAGAAAAGCGATTATATGACATGATTGAAGATTCGATCATTGAGGCAAAGCTTTCGGTCAATGACTTATACAACTTTTTGCATTTGCCTTTTTCAACAAAGGAGCCATTATTAAGAGCACAATGGAAGCAAAAGCTGGAAGCAATTGTAGAAGGTAAAGAACTGCCTGAACCGCATTTAAAAGAAACAAAACTTGAAGAGCTTGAATTATCATACAAGGCGGTCGGCCTTCATCTCTTATTTTTGTACAAATTAGGGAAAAGAACAGAAGCCCATTATTGGGAAAGAGTTCGGAAAGAAATAAGCGACAAAATCAATGACCAATTAAAAGCCGGCGTTCAAATAAAAAAGAAAACGTGTAAAATTTGCGGGAAAAGCCTTCCTCGACGGTTTCAATTTCGGGTTTGTGATGAGTGTCATTTTAAGGGAAAGAAAGATATATTAAATTGA
- a CDS encoding alpha/beta fold hydrolase, with protein MSSIENQKNEKNQMAEVNPEPTLQTEKRTIEAPPVSRPEPSLDGFKHRFQTVDGVRLHYVVGGKDDGDVVVLLPGFPESWFTWHKVMPLLAPTYKLIVLDLPGQGDSDRPADGYDTKTLATTVHKFLQQLGTKRYFLAAHDVGAWVAYTYAALFGDEVRRLALLDAGIPGITMPDALPTAPERAWKTWHFAFHVIPDLPEMLIAGREREYLDWFLRRKAANPEAFSEADIEEYLRVFKKAGGLRAGLAYYRAASLSAQQNRELCAMGKLRTPVLALGADQGSIADMVTPLKAFAEDVQGGTISFCGHFLPEEQPEAVSRELKAFFSLG; from the coding sequence ATGAGTTCAATCGAAAATCAAAAAAATGAGAAAAACCAAATGGCAGAGGTGAATCCAGAACCTACGCTCCAAACTGAGAAGAGGACGATCGAAGCGCCTCCGGTGTCTCGGCCAGAGCCGTCATTGGACGGCTTCAAGCACCGCTTTCAGACTGTGGACGGCGTTAGACTGCATTATGTAGTCGGCGGGAAAGATGACGGTGACGTGGTTGTGCTTCTCCCCGGATTTCCGGAGAGTTGGTTCACATGGCATAAGGTTATGCCCTTGCTCGCTCCGACCTACAAGCTCATTGTTTTGGATCTGCCTGGACAGGGTGATTCTGATCGGCCGGCGGACGGCTACGATACGAAGACTCTGGCGACCACAGTGCACAAGTTCCTCCAGCAGCTTGGCACGAAACGATATTTTCTTGCCGCTCACGATGTTGGTGCGTGGGTCGCCTATACCTATGCGGCGCTGTTCGGCGATGAGGTTCGGCGTTTAGCTCTTCTGGATGCAGGAATTCCAGGCATCACCATGCCGGACGCTCTGCCAACCGCTCCCGAGCGGGCATGGAAGACCTGGCATTTCGCATTTCACGTAATCCCGGACCTTCCGGAAATGCTGATCGCCGGCCGAGAGCGTGAATATCTCGATTGGTTCTTGCGCCGAAAAGCGGCGAACCCGGAAGCATTCTCAGAGGCAGACATCGAGGAATACCTGCGCGTTTTCAAGAAGGCCGGCGGGCTGCGTGCTGGTCTCGCCTATTACCGCGCCGCCTCCTTATCCGCTCAACAAAATCGCGAACTATGCGCCATGGGGAAACTGAGGACACCCGTTCTCGCTCTTGGTGCGGATCAGGGTTCCATCGCAGACATGGTCACTCCCCTGAAGGCCTTTGCGGAAGATGTACAGGGCGGCACGATAAGCTTCTGCGGTCACTTCCTTCCAGAGGAGCAGCCAGAAGCGGTATCTAGAGAACTGAAAGCTTTTTTCAGTCTCGGCTGA